In a single window of the Papaver somniferum cultivar HN1 chromosome 8, ASM357369v1, whole genome shotgun sequence genome:
- the LOC113301336 gene encoding probable folate-biopterin transporter 2 — MMEEEESPIVKGKAQEECLAVNGKVYEETEPKKGLCGLLSEPRDWFRMIAKDTHWSFVFGVVVVYGISQGLGGGIGKVASDYYWKDVQKVEPSESQIYSGITSVPWMVKPLWGLLTDVIPIFGYRRRPYFIIAGILGVFSMLLVSLHEQLHIVFALLSFTAGSAGAAIADVTLDACAAQNSILHPSLAADIQSLCGLCSSIGALLGFSISGFLVHLIGPKGVFGVLCIPASLVFLVGMVLDEPHIPSFSYTQVYRKLVDVNKSMFTTLRCGAVWRPCLYMYLSLALSLNIHEGMFYWYTDPKAGPAFSEENVGFIFSFGSVGSLLGVLLYQKVFKDYEFRGLLFWTQLLYALSGMLDLILLLRLNLAFGIPDDFFVVIDEGVSQMTGRLKWMPLLILSTKLCPPGIEGTFFALLMSIDNVGIFTSTWGGGFLLHFLKVTRLNFDNLWLAILIRNIMRLSPLILLFLVPKSDPSSPVLPIELLKTKESVKMQDEENIELVSLVRSTQ, encoded by the exons ATGATGGAGGAAGAAGAGAGCCCTATAGTTAAGGGTAAGGCTCAGGAAGAGTGCCTTGCGGTAAATGGTAAAGTATATGAAGAGACGGAACCTAAAAAGGGGTTATGTGGTTTACTTTCAGAGCCTAGAGATTGGTTTAGAATGATTGCCAAAGACACACATTGGAGTTTTGTATTCGGAGTTGTTGTTGTTTATGGAATCAGTCAGGGTTTAGGTGGTGGTATTGGTAAAGTGGCTTCAGACTATTACTGGAAAGATGTTCAGAAAGTTGAACCATCTGAATCACAAATTTATTCTGGAATTACTTCCGTTCCTTGGATGGTCAAGCCTCTTTGGGGTCTTCTAACTGATGTTATTCCCATTTTCGGGTACCGAAGACGGCCTTATTTCATAATAGCCG GTATCCTTGGTGTGTTCTCAATGCTCTTGGTATCACTGCACGAACAATTGCATATAGTGTTTGCGTTATTGTCTTTCACTGCTGGAAGTGCTGGTGCAGCTATAGCTGATGTGACGCTTGATGCCTGTGCGGCTCAGAACAGTATATTACATCCTTCTCTGGCGGCGGATATACAAAGCTTATGTGGACTATGCTCTTCAATAGGAGCGCTTTTGGGATTTTCAATAAGCGGCTTTCTTGTTCACCTAATAGGCCCTAAG GGTGTGTTTGGTGTGTTGTGTATCCCAGCTTCACTCGTCTTTTTGGTTGGAATGGTGCTGGATGAGCCCCACATTCCCAGTTTCTCCTACACACAG GTTTACCGGAAACTCGTCGATGTCAATAAGTCTATGTTCACAACCTTAAGATGTGGAGCTGTATGGAGGCCATGTTTGTATATGTACTTGTCACTTGCATTAAGCTTGAATATCCATGAAGGAATGTTCTATTGGTACACAGACCCGAAAGCAGGTCCAGCCTTCTCTGAG GAGAATGTTGGGTTCATTTTTTCTTTCGGCTCAGTAGGTTCCCTTCTAGGTGTATTGCTCTACCAAAAAGTTTTCAAGGACTACGAATTTCGGGGCTTACTTTTCTGGACTCAACTGCTTTATGCTTTATCCGGAATGCTAGATTTGATATTGCTTTTGCGGTTGAACTTGGCATTTGGGATCCCGGATGACTTTTTTGTTGTGATTGATGAAGGTGTTTCTCAAATGACTGGTCGCTTAAAATGGATGCCTCTTCTCATACTTAGTACGAAACTATGTCCTCCTGGTATAGAAGGTACTTTCTTTGCTTTGTTGATGTCGATTGATAATGTTGGTATTTTCACATCCACATGGGGAGGAGGATTTCTACTTCATTTCTTGAAAGTTACAAGACTGAACTTCGACAATCTCTGGTTGGCCATTTTGATCCGTAATATCATGAGATTATCTCCACTGATTCTGTTATTTTTGGTGCCTAAAAGTGATCCATCTTCGCCAGTCCTTCCTATTGAACTTTTGAAGACAAAAGAAAGTGTAAAAATGCAGGACGAAGAAAATATTGAACTTGTTTCCCTTGTTAGAAGCACCCAATAA